A genomic window from Patescibacteria group bacterium includes:
- a CDS encoding sortase yields MSKIGKFIKIISDIFIIGAIFLFLRAFGPIIYGELSYVVTKAWNAGWQLDMGVDKNNNALTPVESIVARRPLSLRPVNTTSSIVIEKIGVSAPLVINVDVTDSGKYTEALKFGVAHAKGSALPGANGNTFLFAHSSINFWELGKYATVFNLLGKLEAGDIIVLFYKENRFDYEVIDKRIVAGFNTLPLLRQTTSPVLTLQTCDPPGTTLNRLIVTARIREE; encoded by the coding sequence ATGTCTAAAATTGGAAAATTTATAAAAATTATCTCGGATATTTTCATAATCGGAGCGATTTTTTTGTTTTTGCGCGCTTTTGGACCAATTATCTATGGAGAGTTATCATATGTAGTAACTAAAGCTTGGAACGCGGGTTGGCAGTTAGATATGGGTGTTGACAAAAATAACAACGCTCTTACGCCCGTAGAAAGCATTGTCGCGCGAAGACCCCTTAGCCTGCGTCCTGTTAATACAACATCCTCCATAGTAATTGAAAAAATTGGGGTGTCCGCCCCGCTGGTTATAAATGTTGATGTTACGGATTCTGGCAAGTATACTGAGGCGTTAAAGTTTGGAGTGGCTCACGCAAAAGGTTCCGCTTTGCCGGGCGCTAACGGCAATACCTTTTTGTTTGCTCATTCGTCCATAAATTTTTGGGAGCTTGGAAAATACGCTACGGTTTTTAATCTTTTAGGTAAACTTGAGGCGGGGGATATTATCGTGCTTTTTTATAAAGAGAACCGATTTGATTATGAAGTAATAGACAAAAGAATTGTTGCGGGGTTTAACACGCTTCCACTTTTAAGGCAAACCACTTCTCCCGTTTTAACTTTGCAAACCTGCGACCCCCCGGGGACCACCTTAAATCGTCTTATTGTCACGGCGAGGATTAGGGAGGAATAA
- a CDS encoding PEGA domain-containing protein, with translation MKIKPLVTVFLTMFILSLITAGVVFYSEGWRFNTKNKVLQKTGMLAIRSIPEGAKVYLNGKTTTATNDTIPSLTPGMYEIKVEKEGFEVWEKEIEIFPELVTDITAILISQSPRIEPLTNTGVSVFSLSSSLDKLAYVPINTEKKGIWVLPLSGTTLNLFRTNPNLVAADDENHIYSSAENIWWSPDDSEMLIQLNEEGFYLIDLQNQVKTPTEIKDPQTIFEKWEQEKAKKRKAFLEKEEVSAELINIALDKNTIWSPDEKKFLYLKDYGEMTEIEIYNMEDPLPVGEKRQYTTYRTNRNSLKYLAWYPDSYHLALLEDTTISLIRIDGTNKTEIFTANGSLADSKVFPSPWGDKMIILASFKQNTPPDLYAVGIR, from the coding sequence ATGAAAATTAAACCACTGGTAACCGTTTTTTTAACAATGTTTATACTCTCCCTTATAACTGCGGGGGTAGTCTTTTATTCAGAAGGCTGGCGGTTTAATACCAAAAATAAAGTTTTGCAAAAAACGGGAATGCTCGCTATTCGTTCCATTCCCGAAGGAGCTAAAGTTTATTTAAACGGAAAAACAACCACCGCTACAAACGATACTATCCCTTCGCTAACTCCCGGAATGTACGAAATAAAAGTGGAAAAGGAGGGGTTTGAAGTGTGGGAAAAGGAGATTGAAATTTTTCCGGAACTGGTAACGGACATTACCGCCATTCTTATATCACAAAGCCCCAGAATAGAACCGTTAACAAATACCGGGGTTAGCGTTTTTTCGCTATCGTCAAGCTTGGATAAACTAGCTTATGTCCCAATAAATACCGAAAAAAAAGGTATTTGGGTTTTGCCTCTTTCGGGAACCACTCTAAACCTTTTTAGAACCAATCCAAATTTGGTAGCCGCAGACGACGAAAACCACATTTATTCAAGCGCCGAAAATATTTGGTGGTCTCCCGATGATAGCGAAATGCTTATACAGCTTAACGAAGAAGGATTTTACCTAATAGACCTGCAAAACCAAGTTAAAACCCCAACAGAAATAAAAGACCCCCAAACTATATTTGAAAAATGGGAACAGGAAAAAGCTAAAAAAAGAAAGGCGTTTTTAGAAAAGGAGGAGGTTAGCGCGGAACTCATAAACATAGCTCTTGATAAAAACACAATATGGAGTCCCGACGAGAAAAAGTTTTTGTACCTAAAGGATTACGGAGAAATGACGGAAATAGAAATTTATAATATGGAAGACCCCCTCCCTGTGGGCGAGAAAAGACAATATACCACTTACAGAACAAATAGAAATTCCTTAAAATATTTGGCGTGGTACCCAGACAGTTATCATTTGGCGCTTTTAGAAGACACCACAATAAGCCTTATTAGAATAGACGGCACCAATAAAACCGAGATTTTTACCGCCAACGGAAGTTTGGCAGACTCTAAAGTGTTCCCTTCCCCATGGGGAGACAAGATGATAATTTTGGCATCGTTTAAGCAAAATACTCCACCGGACTTGTATGCGGTGGGGATAAGGTAA